A genomic stretch from Kribbella amoyensis includes:
- a CDS encoding CGNR zinc finger domain-containing protein produces MSALPSHLELVQGIVLPKPVGADPVLDFLNTRADWSGRGPARSEWLTGYETLVIWSGHVGLLPDATVFRLIEQASAHPTDASRRFEAALAFRADLYDVLTDTSGSAAAFERVARVIERAAGRRQLTALSNLHGVGATWELAEDLNLPLDQLAVLAGDLLTGPQRAQVRLCAGDACGWLFLDPRGRRRWCSMATCGNRSKVRAHAARTR; encoded by the coding sequence GTGTCCGCGCTGCCGTCCCACCTCGAGCTGGTCCAGGGCATCGTCCTGCCCAAACCGGTCGGCGCGGACCCGGTCCTCGACTTCCTCAACACCCGCGCCGACTGGTCCGGACGAGGGCCGGCTCGGAGCGAGTGGCTGACCGGTTACGAGACCCTCGTGATCTGGTCCGGCCACGTCGGGCTGCTGCCGGACGCAACGGTCTTCCGGCTGATCGAGCAGGCCAGCGCCCACCCGACCGACGCGAGCCGCCGGTTCGAAGCGGCGCTGGCTTTCCGCGCCGATCTGTACGACGTCCTCACCGACACGTCCGGCTCGGCCGCCGCGTTCGAGCGAGTGGCCCGGGTGATCGAGCGAGCCGCGGGCCGCCGGCAGCTCACCGCGCTCTCGAACCTGCACGGCGTCGGCGCGACCTGGGAGCTCGCCGAGGACCTCAACCTCCCCCTCGACCAGCTGGCCGTCCTCGCCGGCGATCTCCTCACCGGTCCGCAGCGCGCCCAGGTCCGCCTCTGCGCCGGAGACGCCTGCGGCTGGCTCTTCCTGGATCCCCGCGGTCGTCGGCGATGGTGCTCCATGGCGACCTGCGGCAACCGTTCGAAGGTCAGGGCCCACGCGGCCCGTACCCGCTGA